The genomic DNA CCGGGATCGAGGTGCTGAAGCCCGCCCGGCCGCGCGACGAGGACTTCCTCGCGCGGCTGCGGGAGATCGCCCCGGACTGCTGCCCGGTCGTCGCCTACGGGGCGCTGCTGCCCAAGACCGCGCTCGACATCCCCACCCGTGGCTGGGTCAATCTGCACTTCTCGCTGCTCCCGGCCTGGCGCGGCGCGGCCCCCGTGCAGCACGCGGTGATGGCCGGGGACGAGGTCACCGGTGCCTCGACCTTCCTGATCGAGGAGGGACTCGACTCGGGACCGGTGTACGGCGTCCTCACCGAGGAGGTACGGCCCACCGACACCAGCGGCGATCTGCTCACCCGGCTCGCCTTCGCCGGCGCCGGGCTGCTCGCCGCGACCATGGACGGCATCGAGGACGGCACCCTGCACGCCGTGCCGCAGCCGGAGGAGGGCGTCACCCTCGCACCGAAGATCACGGTCGAGGACGCCCAGGTGCAGTGGTCGGCGCCCGCACTGCGGGTCGACCGGGTGGTGCGCGGCTGCACCCCCGCCCCCGGCGCATGGACGCTCTTCCGGGGAGAGCGCCTCAAGCTGATCCAGGCCGTACCCGTCCTGGACCGCGCCGACCTGGCGCCCGGCGAGCTGTCCGCGTCCAAGAACAATGTGTACGTCGGCACCGGGTCGCACGCCGTCGAGCTGCTCTGGGTCCAGCCGCAGGGCAAGAAGCCGATGCGGGCAGCGGACTGGGCGCGCGGGGTGCGGATCGCTCCGGGGGAGCTGATCGGGGTCTGAGACCGGTGCGGCGTCCTGCCCGGGACTCCGTCCGGCGGGGACGCCCGACAGGACCGTCGGGTGGCCTGTCCTGCCCTCGATCGCCGGACGGGCCCGATCCGACGGCGACGTAGGGTGGGAGGGTTCGCCCCCTCACCATCAGCGGAGCACCTTTCACGTGAACGACCAGCAGCGTCGCCGTCCCGCCAAGCCGCATCGCCGGCCCCAGAAGGACCCGGTCCGGTTCCTCGCCTTCGAGGCGCTCCGGGCCGTCGACGAACGCGACGCGTACGCCAACCTCGTCCTGCCGCCGCTGCTGAAGAAGGCACGCGCCAAGGGTGACTTCGACGCCAGGGACGCGGCGCTGGCGACCGAGCTGGTCTACGGGACGCTGCGGCGCCAGGGCACGTACGACGCGATCGT from Streptomyces sp. NBC_01707 includes the following:
- the fmt gene encoding methionyl-tRNA formyltransferase, translating into MKLVFAGTPEVAVPALDALISSGRHEVAAVVTRPDAPAGRGRRLVASPVAERAEEAGIEVLKPARPRDEDFLARLREIAPDCCPVVAYGALLPKTALDIPTRGWVNLHFSLLPAWRGAAPVQHAVMAGDEVTGASTFLIEEGLDSGPVYGVLTEEVRPTDTSGDLLTRLAFAGAGLLAATMDGIEDGTLHAVPQPEEGVTLAPKITVEDAQVQWSAPALRVDRVVRGCTPAPGAWTLFRGERLKLIQAVPVLDRADLAPGELSASKNNVYVGTGSHAVELLWVQPQGKKPMRAADWARGVRIAPGELIGV